The window CTCTTATTTTATTTcacccttatatatatataaatctttTTGTTTCAACTTTGAGCTAGGAAATGCGTTATAATCATCTTTAGCCGAGATATGAGATTAAGACCCTGCtcttttttactgaaattaagtaaactgAACCAAAccgaactgaatgctactgaactgaactgataatattagactttaaaaatagcaataattaaaataaataagtttataataataataatggttctaacaTGGCCTTTTTCCTTGTGAACTTTTATATAGGCAGTGCAAACACTCAATGGCCAGTTTTTTCATCTTGTTTCAGCCTAACCGAGAAGATGAATATGCAAGGATAGAAGGTTATACAATGGAATGGTTATCGTGTCTTTGGCATTCTTGTTATGTCAAGGTCCATTGGTATGTGCTTCTTCACaatgatctttcattttttcattttcatatttaatcatgGCATCATTAATTCCTGTCATGAAGTGTCTTTTGTTAGTAGAGCTACTATCATGTCTTTCTAAGTGCCTGAGCCTGAAAATGGTGAGCATAGACTAAGTAAATTTGTTTGGGGAAGAATTTGACTCAAGCTTTATGCACTGGACTATGACCTCTCTGTCGTATATTTTATAAGCAAGCTCACTAGAAAAAATTTAATTCTCACTATCTATGAATTTGGATGGTTGGATGTCGTTTGTAGTCTAAAATTCAGACCAGTTTTCAGCCTTTAATTATGAACTAATTATAAGTAACTAACTGCAATTACAACTCTGtcaatgtttggtttagtttgTTTGACAAAGCAGCAGTGGAGACTCCAAAGGGGGGCATCGAAAGGTGTAAAAGGCCATTGCGGAATAGGTTTGAGTTTAAGCTTTATGATTTGGATGATGTTCTTCATCTTGGTAATAAGGTATGTTTTGTTTAATACTAATTAAGTAAAGATTATATGTTGAAAGATTGAATTATGATGTCGATTATTTATATAGGTGACAAATGAGAAGGTGTTGGAAGCAGTAGAAGGGCATGTGATAGAAGAGGCAGTCCTCCCCTGCATTTTCTCATATAATCAATGTGTTGTAAATTATTGTTTTGTTGTAAATGATTATATTTTAACATCTTGATGACTTTATTcactttaaatttatatatatgtctCAAGTTGAGTGGATAATTAATTTCACTATTTTATAAAGTAATCTCTAAAAAATTTACATGGTGTCAAAATTGAACCCGAAAAAGATAGAGGAAGTTCGATTGAGTTAACTGGTTTTAAATTCAaaaattcatatgaaaattatataattttataaaaattaatgcgACAATTACTATTAGAGCTCCATTTGAtccaaaatattttatttttttaattaaaaacatacCGCGACAAATGCTAACAATATCTACAATTTATATATAGCATGAAACCGTGGTTAATGCTTAGTCATTTTTGTATGAGTGGAAATTAGCCACGGTTATTAgaacaaccgactctaatgatAAGAGCATTAGAGTTGGTTGTTACAAACAACCATGGCAAAAATGCAAGGCATTAAAGTCAGTTATTTGTAAAAACTGACTCTAATGCCCCCCTTTGGCCACGGTTGTACAACCGTGGCTAATGACGCCAAGCATTTGCCACGCCCCCCTTTGGTCACGGTCGTATAACCGTGGCTAATGACGGTAAACGACCGTGGCCATaggccatttctgtactagtgcaCGTGTGGTTAGAGTGCGGGCGCGCCAGAgaagattatttctcaattaaaatggttaagtttatggaatttgcgtgccaaaacttgaaatctaaacgagacgattggcgagggacg of the Euphorbia lathyris chromosome 7, ddEupLath1.1, whole genome shotgun sequence genome contains:
- the LOC136234886 gene encoding uncharacterized protein isoform X1, whose amino-acid sequence is MASFFILFQPNREDEYARIEGYTMEWLSCLWHSCYVKVHCLFDKAAVETPKGGIERCKRPLRNRFEFKLYDLDDVLHLGNKVTNEKVLEAVEGHVIEEAVLPCIFSYNQCVVNYCFVVNDYILTS
- the LOC136234886 gene encoding uncharacterized protein isoform X2; its protein translation is MEWLSCLWHSCYVKVHCLFDKAAVETPKGGIERCKRPLRNRFEFKLYDLDDVLHLGNKVTNEKVLEAVEGHVIEEAVLPCIFSYNQCVVNYCFVVNDYILTS